A window of Candidatus Xiphinematobacter sp. Idaho Grape contains these coding sequences:
- a CDS encoding glycosyltransferase family 2 protein, translated as MDTVFSGAIWSVCYLLVVASLSIYGIHRLVICYLFLRYKNQGVQPLRRWDHLPLVTVQLPIFNEYYVGKRLLSAVSRIDYPREKLQIQILDDSSDETRVILERGSRLLRKAGFDVVYLYRKDRVGFKAGALAAGLEAARGEFIFILDADFVPPPCILLETIHHFTNPKIGMVQMRWGHLNRYYSLLTRIQAIFLDGHFLLEQTARCRSGRFFNFNGTAGIWRKSCIETSGGWHYDTLTEDLDLSYRAQMGGWKFLFLPDIVVPAELPVDMNGFKSQQHRWTKGSIQTCKKLLPLLWKSNIPLLTKLEGTIHLVSNFSYLLLLLLCLLILPNSFAATHSTVYMFLVDVPIFIATSISILFFYIIAQQYVNPRGWLREIWLFPMLLALAAGMSINNARGVIEALFNHRSEFKRTPKYGIKSGFNSRHRGASARYWPLCSSLPLAEVLFTVYFGFCIGSAILNGQWFSIPFLLVFLVGFSYVAFLSIALWLQRWLILANPQDRQKEVIA; from the coding sequence ATGGACACAGTTTTTAGTGGTGCCATATGGAGTGTCTGTTACCTGTTAGTAGTTGCTAGCCTTTCCATTTATGGAATACATCGGCTCGTTATTTGCTACCTCTTTCTCCGTTATAAAAACCAGGGGGTTCAACCATTAAGACGGTGGGATCACCTTCCGCTGGTGACAGTCCAATTACCCATCTTTAATGAATATTACGTAGGAAAAAGGCTCCTAAGTGCCGTTAGTAGAATTGACTATCCTAGAGAAAAGCTCCAGATCCAGATACTGGATGATTCTAGCGATGAAACTCGTGTCATTTTAGAACGTGGATCTAGGCTACTTCGTAAAGCTGGTTTTGATGTGGTGTACCTTTATCGAAAGGATCGTGTTGGATTTAAGGCTGGGGCTCTTGCTGCTGGCCTAGAAGCAGCAAGGGGAGAGTTCATCTTTATTCTCGATGCAGATTTTGTCCCACCACCCTGTATCTTGCTTGAGACCATTCACCATTTTACCAACCCTAAGATCGGTATGGTTCAGATGCGGTGGGGGCATCTTAATCGCTATTATTCCCTTCTGACTCGGATCCAGGCCATCTTTTTGGATGGGCATTTTCTCCTAGAGCAGACTGCTCGCTGCAGAAGTGGTAGGTTCTTCAACTTCAACGGTACGGCCGGAATCTGGCGGAAGTCCTGTATTGAAACCTCTGGAGGATGGCATTATGACACGCTCACGGAGGACTTGGACCTTAGTTACCGTGCGCAGATGGGCGGGTGGAAATTCTTATTTCTTCCTGATATTGTGGTTCCCGCCGAATTACCAGTTGATATGAATGGGTTTAAGTCCCAACAGCATCGGTGGACCAAAGGGTCTATTCAAACCTGTAAAAAACTTCTTCCGCTGCTTTGGAAATCTAACATTCCACTACTTACCAAACTGGAGGGTACTATCCACTTGGTTTCAAATTTCAGTTATCTTCTGCTTCTCCTTCTCTGTTTACTGATCCTTCCTAATTCCTTTGCCGCAACACATAGCACTGTTTATATGTTTCTGGTGGATGTACCGATTTTCATTGCTACTTCGATCTCCATCCTTTTTTTTTACATCATTGCTCAGCAGTACGTTAATCCACGTGGATGGTTGAGGGAGATTTGGCTGTTTCCCATGCTGCTCGCGCTGGCAGCTGGTATGTCAATTAACAATGCCCGAGGGGTTATTGAGGCACTCTTTAACCATCGGTCTGAGTTCAAGCGCACTCCGAAATATGGAATTAAGAGTGGGTTTAATTCGAGACATCGAGGAGCTAGCGCTCGCTATTGGCCATTGTGTTCATCTCTGCCTCTCGCTGAGGTTCTCTTCACCGTCTACTTCGGGTTTTGTATAGGTTCAGCCATTTTAAATGGACAATGGTTTTCCATACCGTTTCTGTTAGTGTTTCTTGTCGGGTTCAGCTACGTGGCATTTCTGTCCATTGCGCTCTGGTTACAACGTTGGTTAATCCTTGCTAACCCGCAGGATCGACAAAAGGAGGTAATAGCTTGA
- a CDS encoding sigma-54-dependent transcriptional regulator has protein sequence MAPLKPTLLVVDDEKNTREGLQASLEDAFEVFIASNMDGALAILCEDSIDVLITDLKLGADNGIRLIDAALKLHRPPLCIMVTAYGTVDVAVEAIKRGAYDFVTKPVNLERLELLIRRGLREKGTKKGDQDLKQQMERKFVSEGIIGTSSVITEAVQTIRQVASSRATVLILGESGTGKELAARAIHYLSPRSAASFVAVHCAALSPQLLESELFGHEKGAFTGAVERRIGRFEQASGGTLFLDEIGEIDLNTQVKILRVLGEHTFERVGSNRTLKTNVRLIAATNRNLTKLVSDGKFRDDLFFRLNVVQITMPPLRRRREDIPILAQAFLKESCRENGKPLKEIDTDAMAHLLEYHWPGNVRELRTVIEHGVVMSNNPRILSRDLPVAIHSRLVSTPTTHLPSPYLPLPPEPLTLRETQHNLILQTLEICKGNRSETARKLGISRRTLYRRLRQLGVQRD, from the coding sequence GTGGCCCCCTTAAAACCAACGCTCCTAGTTGTCGACGACGAGAAGAACACTAGGGAAGGGCTACAGGCGTCTCTGGAAGATGCATTTGAAGTCTTTATTGCAAGCAATATGGATGGGGCTCTTGCTATATTGTGCGAAGACTCAATAGATGTACTTATCACAGATCTAAAGTTGGGAGCAGATAACGGTATACGTCTTATAGATGCTGCATTAAAACTTCACCGTCCTCCCCTTTGTATCATGGTAACTGCCTATGGCACGGTAGACGTGGCTGTAGAAGCCATAAAGCGTGGCGCTTATGACTTTGTTACCAAGCCTGTGAATCTAGAAAGGCTAGAGCTGCTTATCAGACGTGGTTTGCGAGAGAAGGGGACTAAAAAAGGAGATCAGGATTTAAAGCAGCAAATGGAGCGTAAATTTGTGTCGGAAGGCATCATTGGCACCTCTTCTGTGATTACTGAAGCCGTACAGACCATCAGGCAGGTTGCCTCCTCAAGAGCTACAGTCCTCATCTTAGGGGAAAGTGGGACAGGCAAGGAGCTAGCAGCTAGAGCTATTCATTACTTGAGCCCTCGCTCTGCTGCATCATTTGTGGCTGTACACTGCGCTGCCCTTTCTCCCCAATTGCTAGAGAGCGAGCTTTTTGGTCACGAGAAAGGAGCTTTTACTGGAGCTGTGGAGAGGCGTATTGGGCGTTTTGAACAGGCAAGTGGTGGGACGTTATTCCTGGATGAAATTGGTGAAATTGACCTTAATACACAGGTGAAAATTCTGCGTGTCCTAGGGGAGCACACTTTTGAACGTGTGGGCAGTAATCGCACCCTCAAAACCAATGTACGGCTTATTGCTGCTACGAACAGAAATCTCACGAAACTCGTAAGTGATGGAAAATTTCGGGATGACCTCTTTTTCCGTTTGAATGTGGTACAAATTACCATGCCCCCTCTGAGAAGGCGTCGAGAAGACATTCCCATACTAGCTCAGGCTTTTCTCAAGGAGTCCTGCCGGGAAAATGGGAAACCTCTCAAGGAAATAGATACTGATGCAATGGCCCATCTATTGGAGTATCATTGGCCTGGCAACGTGAGGGAGCTCCGCACAGTCATTGAACACGGTGTGGTGATGAGCAACAACCCACGTATTCTTTCCAGAGATCTCCCTGTTGCAATACACTCTAGACTGGTCTCTACACCCACCACTCATTTGCCAAGTCCCTACTTACCACTACCTCCAGAACCTCTAACTCTCAGAGAAACTCAACATAATCTCATCCTCCAGACTCTGGAAATATGTAAGGGTAACCGTAGTGAAACCGCTCGCAAGCTGGGTATTAGCCGCCGCACTCTATACCGACGTCTACGCCAATTAGGGGTCCAAAGGGACTGA
- a CDS encoding LPS assembly protein LptD — MKRHIGALTAIAITLSSFTCIIQLNGLDASSPVEITAEKAVSFEEGIVAAESHVQIHHKDICAYCDYAEYKADAQEALLMGNVSIYSPNSLTSGQHVLYNVQSKQARISEFFTTSFPMLLYARSACILPHAFRARQVYFTTDDQLQPGYHIRAKTVYIYKNKNARMVFLFPTFYIGRIPIFWIPYLSVGPNDTGFKVLPGYDRGWGVFTLAMYSFAYDGPNSSRLGTVHVDCRARHGMAFGFDTTVQTSKNEDNYRNFISYWTCNSKKPFVGKRGPTPDNASCNRYRLSYNRHIVFSENTYVSCDLNALSDCNVMQDFFPAESQTNPRPDNNISLTRRGQNYTLNLLNRFQTNSFQNTVKRLPELAWDIKQHPILGGPFYLEGTWTLGQLERSFGDRLRSRASSKQLLKKRDLHFVTKSAGYPVFRLGSFAKISMPKTYFGWITLMPYAGFHATLYSQSSGFFDKLPTLPIDPDGHLGTYTAFADRRGPFRKKGFVAPNTQGNHTTVWNSAFHGKEDNFHKPMGSRDGISFHPGINCGLESSFKISRVYRLQSQLLGLDGLMHIIQPYVSHSVVQNLRSKPSPTYQFDTVQQTTQYLPINFPDFLAIDAIDSWNIFRTGVRNNFITRRDSRNHQWLTVDTFFDYNLHNPYSLAKVGNLSNLVAYCPSRWFTVGCDIQAPLDREGFTQFDLNFSLMPAQNLQFTIGYYYLNSYPTRCSLGAHDSSPSDVSQMALDAYFRLNDNWAISGQEQYDANRRLLLYQRYFIHRDLSSWIASFGMDIRRNQDQKLQTGFVLVMTLKAAPQVIIPLGLDSLHRPLWPSKSL; from the coding sequence ATGAAGAGGCATATAGGGGCGTTAACGGCTATTGCCATTACGCTGTCTTCCTTTACCTGTATTATCCAGTTGAATGGCCTGGATGCGTCATCGCCGGTAGAAATTACAGCTGAGAAGGCTGTCAGTTTTGAAGAAGGCATCGTTGCTGCAGAAAGCCACGTACAGATTCATCACAAAGACATCTGTGCCTACTGCGACTATGCCGAGTATAAGGCGGACGCTCAGGAAGCCCTTCTTATGGGAAACGTTAGCATCTATTCGCCAAACAGCTTAACCAGCGGCCAACACGTACTCTACAACGTGCAAAGTAAGCAAGCACGTATCTCAGAATTTTTCACAACAAGCTTTCCAATGCTCCTGTATGCCCGCAGCGCCTGCATATTGCCCCATGCGTTCCGCGCCAGGCAAGTCTACTTTACTACGGATGACCAGTTACAACCAGGCTACCACATTAGAGCGAAGACTGTGTACATTTACAAAAATAAAAATGCTAGGATGGTGTTTCTTTTTCCAACTTTCTACATAGGAAGGATACCAATCTTCTGGATTCCTTACCTTTCCGTCGGTCCAAACGATACCGGATTCAAGGTTCTCCCTGGATATGACAGAGGTTGGGGAGTTTTCACGCTAGCCATGTATTCATTCGCCTACGATGGACCAAACAGTAGCCGACTTGGAACAGTACATGTAGACTGTCGCGCACGTCATGGGATGGCTTTTGGCTTTGATACCACCGTACAAACTAGCAAAAATGAAGACAACTACAGGAACTTCATTTCCTACTGGACCTGTAATAGTAAAAAACCTTTTGTCGGAAAAAGGGGTCCAACTCCAGATAATGCTAGTTGCAATCGCTATCGACTTTCCTACAACCGGCACATCGTTTTTTCGGAAAACACTTATGTTAGCTGCGACCTGAACGCACTAAGTGATTGCAATGTAATGCAGGATTTTTTTCCTGCTGAGTCACAAACAAATCCAAGACCAGACAACAATATCTCACTAACCAGGCGTGGCCAAAATTACACCCTAAACCTCCTGAATCGCTTTCAAACCAATAGTTTCCAAAACACGGTTAAGCGCCTTCCAGAATTAGCTTGGGACATTAAACAACACCCCATCCTTGGGGGTCCCTTCTACTTGGAGGGTACATGGACGCTGGGGCAATTAGAACGGTCTTTTGGAGATAGATTACGGTCCAGAGCAAGCAGTAAGCAACTCTTGAAAAAGAGGGACTTGCACTTTGTTACCAAGTCAGCAGGCTACCCAGTTTTCCGCCTTGGAAGCTTCGCCAAAATTTCAATGCCAAAAACCTACTTCGGGTGGATCACCCTTATGCCATATGCTGGATTTCACGCTACGCTATATAGCCAGTCAAGCGGATTTTTTGACAAGTTACCTACTCTACCTATAGACCCGGATGGCCATTTAGGAACATATACAGCCTTTGCTGACAGAAGAGGGCCTTTTAGGAAAAAGGGCTTCGTTGCTCCGAATACTCAAGGGAATCATACTACCGTTTGGAACAGTGCATTCCACGGAAAAGAAGACAATTTCCACAAACCGATGGGCTCAAGGGATGGAATTTCCTTCCATCCAGGAATCAATTGTGGTCTTGAATCATCCTTTAAGATTTCCCGCGTGTATCGGCTGCAGTCTCAACTGCTTGGCTTAGATGGTTTAATGCATATCATTCAACCTTATGTAAGCCATTCGGTAGTCCAAAATCTCAGAAGCAAACCCAGTCCGACCTACCAGTTTGATACCGTTCAACAAACGACTCAGTATCTCCCCATTAATTTCCCAGATTTTCTGGCCATCGACGCCATTGATTCTTGGAACATTTTCCGGACAGGAGTCCGCAACAATTTCATCACCCGCCGCGATAGCAGAAACCATCAGTGGCTTACTGTAGATACCTTCTTTGACTACAATCTACACAACCCATACTCCTTGGCAAAGGTAGGGAATCTCAGTAATCTCGTTGCGTATTGTCCATCCCGTTGGTTCACTGTAGGCTGCGATATCCAGGCCCCTCTGGATCGAGAAGGGTTTACGCAGTTCGACTTAAATTTTAGCTTAATGCCAGCTCAAAACTTACAGTTTACAATTGGTTACTACTACCTAAACAGCTATCCAACGCGATGTTCGCTTGGCGCCCATGACTCGTCTCCCAGCGATGTAAGTCAGATGGCCCTTGATGCCTACTTTCGTTTGAATGACAACTGGGCAATAAGCGGTCAGGAGCAATATGATGCTAACCGAAGACTGCTTTTGTACCAGCGCTATTTCATTCATCGGGATTTGTCTTCTTGGATTGCTTCCTTTGGCATGGACATACGTAGAAACCAGGATCAAAAGCTACAGACTGGGTTTGTATTGGTAATGACATTAAAAGCTGCACCCCAGGTGATCATTCCTTTAGGGTTGGATTCCCTTCATAGACCTCTGTGGCCATCTAAAAGTCTCTAG
- a CDS encoding glycine--tRNA ligase: MPSAIRMEKIVSLCRRRGFIFPSSEIYGGLSGFWDYGPLGVELKRNLKNFWWRRVVHEQEDVIGLDGSVIMNPAVWRASGHEESFIDPMVDCRSCKIRYRADQLPKGENTVPCCPHCGSRDLTAPRSFHLMFKSFTGPVESKESLVYLRPETAQAIFVQFKNILDASRQKIPFGIAQVGKVFRNEINPRNFTFRSREFEQMELEYFCKEEDSLFFLEKWLKERLRFYADIGIPGTKICVREIPEEERAFYSKKTYDLEYEFPFGTQELEGIAYRTNYDLVQHARSSGRSLGCFEEETRRHFIPHVVEPSAGVDRAVLALLCEAFDEEMITGSLGKSEVRTVLRFHPRMAPIKCGVFPLLKNRPALVAKAKEIAFSLRGHLNIAYDEAGAIGRRYRRQDEIGTPYGITVDFDTVSERNPVLRNTVTLRHRDSMKQERIPISELKSFLLRGIEE, encoded by the coding sequence ATGCCTAGTGCTATTCGTATGGAGAAGATAGTTAGCCTCTGTAGGCGTAGGGGATTTATCTTTCCGTCCTCTGAAATCTATGGAGGTCTCAGTGGCTTTTGGGATTATGGGCCATTGGGAGTCGAACTAAAACGTAATCTTAAGAACTTCTGGTGGCGGCGTGTCGTCCATGAGCAGGAGGATGTCATAGGGCTAGATGGATCTGTCATAATGAACCCTGCTGTATGGAGAGCTAGCGGCCACGAAGAATCCTTCATCGATCCCATGGTGGACTGTCGGTCCTGCAAAATCCGGTACCGTGCAGACCAGCTTCCAAAAGGGGAAAACACTGTTCCCTGTTGCCCACATTGCGGGAGTCGCGATTTAACTGCTCCTCGTTCCTTTCATCTCATGTTCAAGAGCTTTACGGGTCCTGTAGAAAGTAAGGAGAGCCTCGTCTATTTACGTCCTGAAACTGCGCAGGCTATTTTTGTTCAATTTAAAAATATCCTAGATGCCTCTCGTCAGAAAATCCCCTTTGGGATCGCTCAAGTTGGAAAGGTATTTCGCAACGAAATTAATCCCCGCAACTTTACCTTTCGCTCTCGCGAGTTTGAGCAAATGGAATTGGAGTACTTTTGCAAAGAGGAGGACAGCCTTTTTTTTCTAGAAAAATGGCTGAAGGAAAGGCTTCGCTTCTATGCCGACATTGGCATTCCCGGTACCAAGATTTGCGTGCGCGAAATTCCTGAAGAAGAACGTGCTTTTTACTCTAAAAAAACTTATGATCTCGAGTACGAGTTTCCTTTTGGGACTCAGGAACTAGAGGGTATTGCCTATCGTACCAACTACGACCTTGTCCAGCATGCTCGTTCCAGCGGTAGGTCTTTAGGGTGTTTTGAAGAAGAAACCAGGCGACACTTTATTCCCCACGTGGTAGAACCCAGCGCTGGTGTAGACCGTGCAGTTCTTGCTCTCCTTTGTGAAGCATTTGACGAAGAAATGATAACTGGCAGCCTGGGAAAATCCGAAGTCCGTACCGTTCTCCGTTTTCATCCACGGATGGCCCCCATTAAATGTGGAGTCTTTCCCCTCCTCAAAAATAGGCCCGCATTGGTAGCAAAAGCTAAGGAAATTGCTTTCTCCCTTCGTGGCCATTTAAATATCGCCTACGATGAGGCCGGCGCTATCGGCCGCCGCTACAGGCGGCAGGATGAGATAGGCACCCCCTATGGCATCACCGTTGATTTTGATACCGTCAGCGAAAGAAACCCTGTCCTACGTAATACAGTCACCTTACGTCACCGCGACTCCATGAAACAGGAACGTATTCCCATCTCCGAACTAAAGTCCTTCCTCCTCCGAGGAATAGAGGAATGA
- a CDS encoding YqgE/AlgH family protein, translating into MSPVSLTGSVLIATPALKDPYFRKTILFLPYHNPEEGALGFVLNRPLHKTIGEVFPAPSAFSPVPLFYGGPVAPEEVSIASLRWVECPRGVKFQSFTNLSESLDMSPEWSRGLRAFAGYSGWNRGQLEEEIAANAWFLIQPSRDLINMPHPSSAWKDAICQMNPIFKLLTEVPDDPSLN; encoded by the coding sequence TTGTCTCCAGTTAGCTTGACTGGCTCTGTCCTGATAGCCACTCCAGCTCTGAAAGATCCCTATTTTCGTAAAACGATTCTCTTCCTTCCTTATCATAATCCAGAAGAGGGGGCGCTGGGTTTTGTCTTGAATCGCCCTTTGCACAAAACTATCGGTGAAGTATTTCCTGCTCCTTCGGCTTTTTCTCCGGTTCCTCTTTTCTACGGGGGCCCTGTCGCCCCAGAAGAGGTAAGTATTGCAAGCCTGCGGTGGGTTGAGTGCCCACGGGGGGTAAAGTTTCAGTCCTTTACAAACCTTTCAGAGTCCTTAGACATGTCACCCGAGTGGAGTCGAGGGTTACGTGCCTTTGCTGGATATTCTGGATGGAATCGTGGACAGTTAGAAGAAGAGATTGCTGCAAATGCATGGTTTCTCATCCAGCCTAGTCGTGACTTAATTAACATGCCTCATCCTAGTTCTGCTTGGAAAGACGCCATCTGCCAGATGAACCCTATCTTCAAACTCCTTACAGAAGTACCCGATGACCCTTCCCTAAATTAG
- the frr gene encoding ribosome recycling factor, whose protein sequence is MEKAVSHMVHELRTVRTGTASPALVENLDVEVYDTMVKLKQLALITVPEPRLLLLQPFDMSTIRSIERAIHESRLGLPPQVEGKLIRIFIPELSEQRRRELARVVKQIAEESRVRIRTFRREALDSAKKLEKTGVLTEDELRSTGEKVQRLTNCFIGQVDRQVEAKEVELMRF, encoded by the coding sequence ATGGAAAAAGCTGTGAGTCATATGGTCCATGAGCTCAGGACCGTTCGTACGGGAACAGCCTCTCCTGCGTTAGTGGAAAACTTAGACGTGGAAGTCTATGACACAATGGTTAAACTCAAGCAACTTGCACTGATCACTGTTCCAGAACCCCGCTTGCTTCTCCTTCAGCCTTTTGACATGTCTACTATACGCAGTATAGAACGTGCTATTCACGAATCTCGCCTTGGGCTTCCACCACAGGTGGAAGGGAAGTTGATTCGCATCTTCATTCCGGAACTCTCCGAGCAACGCCGTAGAGAACTGGCACGCGTTGTTAAACAGATTGCCGAAGAGTCTCGTGTACGTATACGTACTTTTCGTCGGGAAGCCTTGGATTCTGCTAAAAAATTGGAGAAGACAGGTGTTCTAACCGAGGATGAGCTCCGTTCCACTGGAGAAAAAGTCCAGAGGCTGACTAATTGTTTTATTGGGCAGGTGGATAGGCAGGTAGAAGCTAAAGAGGTAGAATTAATGAGATTCTAG
- the pyrH gene encoding UMP kinase, giving the protein MGLANEQNSRTLPRYRRIILKLSGEALRIAGSDDSISPQIVAGIASQIKEVQRLGVEVAIVVGGGNIWRGLAGSHRGMNRVTADYMGMLATVINGMALMSTLEEIGCTVRLQTAIEIHNIAEPFILRRAVRHLERGRIVIFAAGTGNPFFSTDTTAALRANEIGAQVILKATKVDGIYEADPLVYPHAARFAHVTYRDALSRRLAVMDSTAFSLCMDNHIPIIVFDMFESQNIYKAVMGKPIGTLVSESCEPLP; this is encoded by the coding sequence ATGGGATTGGCTAATGAGCAGAACAGCAGGACCTTACCAAGATATCGCAGAATTATTCTCAAGTTGAGTGGAGAAGCTCTCCGTATAGCGGGGAGTGATGACAGCATTTCCCCACAAATTGTAGCTGGTATTGCTAGTCAGATCAAAGAGGTGCAACGCCTAGGTGTGGAAGTAGCTATTGTAGTGGGGGGGGGGAATATTTGGCGCGGTCTTGCCGGAAGCCACCGTGGCATGAACCGTGTGACGGCAGATTACATGGGTATGCTTGCCACTGTTATCAACGGCATGGCCTTGATGAGTACTCTAGAGGAGATTGGCTGCACTGTGCGCCTCCAAACAGCCATTGAAATACACAACATTGCCGAGCCCTTTATCTTGCGTCGTGCTGTACGTCATCTAGAGCGTGGGCGCATTGTGATCTTTGCGGCAGGCACAGGCAATCCCTTTTTTTCGACAGACACCACCGCAGCGTTGCGTGCCAACGAAATAGGCGCGCAGGTTATTCTGAAAGCCACGAAAGTAGATGGAATCTACGAGGCTGATCCTTTAGTTTACCCCCACGCAGCGCGTTTTGCGCATGTTACCTATCGGGACGCGCTCTCACGTCGTTTAGCTGTTATGGATTCCACTGCTTTTAGCCTTTGCATGGATAACCACATTCCTATTATTGTCTTTGATATGTTTGAAAGTCAGAATATTTATAAGGCAGTCATGGGGAAGCCAATTGGCACGCTAGTTTCCGAATCTTGTGAACCGCTGCCGTGA
- a CDS encoding transketolase C-terminal domain-containing protein, with product MMHYQGRPIAIRYPRGVSTGARLEGSSRPLEIGKSEVLHHGTQVALFRPGNMCELDLETSELLKKEGISIAVVNERWI from the coding sequence ATGATGCACTATCAGGGTAGACCAATTGCTATCCGTTATCCTCGTGGTGTCAGTACTGGGGCGCGCCTGGAAGGATCCTCTCGACCTTTGGAAATTGGCAAATCGGAGGTTCTCCATCATGGAACGCAAGTTGCTCTGTTTAGACCCGGCAATATGTGTGAATTGGACTTGGAGACTTCTGAATTGCTCAAAAAAGAAGGAATCAGTATAGCTGTAGTCAACGAACGCTGGATTTGA
- a CDS encoding acyl carrier protein, translating to MTDIPVEEKVRDIIVEQLGVNPEQITPSASFIEDLGADSLDTVELVMAFEEEFSVDVPDEDAEKLQTVGDVIRYIEEKKAASSED from the coding sequence ATGACCGATATACCCGTTGAAGAGAAAGTGAGAGATATTATTGTCGAACAACTCGGGGTTAACCCAGAGCAGATAACCCCTTCTGCTTCCTTTATCGAAGACCTAGGAGCCGATTCCCTTGATACTGTGGAGCTTGTAATGGCTTTTGAAGAGGAATTCTCTGTTGATGTCCCTGATGAAGATGCGGAGAAGCTACAAACTGTCGGTGATGTCATCAGGTACATCGAGGAGAAAAAAGCTGCGAGCAGTGAGGATTAA
- the folE2 gene encoding GTP cyclohydrolase FolE2 — translation MKSIDYSLIDTQSSLDHRKIAIKRVGIKNLRYPVQIRDKQRHTLQSTIATVLLTVDLPAHRRGTHMSRFIEALHSHSSILHVENIYDIPIQLQRKLQSFGAHMELEFPFFLEKKAPVTHSSGLIDYTVRLGVTLVGEERDFMLTVVVPITTLCPCSKAISIQGAHSQRGQVACSARFERPMWIEDLIRMVEKSASCELYSLLKRPDEKAVTEHAYTHPVFVEDLVRNIAILAEENSKIVWYRIEAENFESIHNHNAYALVEREATGSTKKCDPYCLR, via the coding sequence ATGAAGAGCATTGATTATTCATTAATAGACACACAGAGCTCACTCGACCACCGCAAAATTGCCATCAAGCGAGTGGGCATCAAGAATCTTCGTTATCCTGTCCAGATCAGAGACAAACAGCGCCATACCCTTCAAAGTACCATCGCCACGGTACTTCTCACAGTTGATCTACCTGCACACCGCAGGGGTACTCACATGAGCCGCTTTATTGAAGCTCTACATTCACATAGCTCCATCCTCCACGTAGAGAACATCTACGATATCCCCATCCAACTCCAGAGAAAGCTTCAATCTTTTGGTGCCCACATGGAGCTCGAGTTTCCCTTTTTCTTAGAAAAAAAAGCACCAGTTACCCACTCCAGTGGTTTAATTGACTATACGGTACGGCTTGGTGTTACCCTGGTTGGGGAAGAACGTGACTTCATGCTGACCGTTGTTGTTCCTATCACAACTCTCTGTCCTTGCTCCAAGGCAATCAGTATTCAAGGGGCACATAGCCAGAGAGGGCAAGTTGCTTGCTCTGCACGGTTTGAACGGCCAATGTGGATTGAAGACTTAATTCGGATGGTAGAGAAAAGTGCTAGCTGTGAGCTCTACAGCTTGTTAAAGAGACCAGATGAAAAAGCTGTTACCGAACACGCCTATACGCACCCCGTTTTTGTGGAAGATCTGGTCCGGAATATTGCCATACTAGCAGAGGAAAATTCAAAAATTGTCTGGTATCGAATAGAAGCTGAGAACTTTGAATCTATTCATAATCACAACGCGTATGCCCTTGTAGAGAGGGAGGCCACGGGTAGCACCAAGAAATGTGACCCATACTGCCTACGATAG